In the genome of Polaribacter atrinae, one region contains:
- a CDS encoding nitric-oxide reductase large subunit, which translates to MKKVWIAFSSVVILSFIALIWVGTEVYQTQPPIPETVIIKETGEVFLTKADIQIGQNVWESIGGMEVGSIWGHGSYVAPDWSADWIHKEAVFMLNAWAKKDFNSTYENLDVENKAALKARLIKHIKTNTYDAKTGSITISKDRYTAILENYKHYTDIFFNGYEKYAIPKGALVDTEKLAQLNAFLFWTSWAASTNRPDLDYTYTSNWPHEPLIDNTITPDSQIWSGFSIILLLLFIGGLSYYYILNHEKGDAVIHPDKDPLDALVLTKSQKSVLKYFIVISLLIALQVVLGALTVHYTVEGQAFFGLDLSSVLPYSITRTWHTQLAVFWIAATWLATGLFLAPMISGKEMKYQVFGTNFLFIALIIIVLGSMMGEWLGVHQFLDLTTNFFFGHQGYEYMDLGRFWQIFLGIGLVLWVLMVGRHVVFAIKKNDDSKHLLIILLISVIAIGMFFFSGLMYGENSSLPVINYWRWWLVHLWVEGFFEVFATVIIAFIFLRMKILSAKTAGKASIASATIFLAGGIIGTLHHLYYSGTPVQAIALGATFSALEVVPLTLMGFEIRENWNLLKSKEWMQKYKWPIFFFIAVAFWNMVGAGVFGFLINPPIALYYIQGLNTTAVHAHTALFGVYGLLGMGFIIICLRFYSDRVWSSVKLKRAFWLLNIGLVAMVFLSMLPVGIIQAYTSITKGYSFARDAELLYSPTVQTLKWMRVIGDVIFSVGIFYFCWFTIQETIYCIKKKN; encoded by the coding sequence ATGAAAAAAGTTTGGATCGCATTTTCCAGCGTAGTAATACTTTCCTTTATAGCACTTATTTGGGTAGGTACAGAAGTATATCAAACACAACCGCCCATACCAGAAACGGTTATAATTAAAGAAACCGGAGAAGTTTTTCTAACAAAAGCAGATATACAAATAGGTCAGAATGTTTGGGAATCAATTGGAGGAATGGAAGTAGGTTCTATTTGGGGACATGGTAGTTATGTTGCACCAGATTGGTCTGCAGATTGGATTCATAAAGAAGCCGTATTCATGTTGAATGCTTGGGCAAAAAAAGATTTTAATTCAACTTATGAGAATTTAGACGTAGAAAATAAAGCAGCTTTAAAAGCACGTTTAATTAAGCATATTAAAACGAATACGTATGATGCTAAAACAGGAAGTATTACTATTTCTAAAGATCGATATACAGCTATCTTAGAAAATTATAAGCATTATACAGACATTTTTTTTAATGGATATGAAAAGTATGCAATTCCTAAGGGAGCATTGGTAGATACCGAAAAATTAGCACAATTAAATGCCTTTCTATTCTGGACTTCTTGGGCAGCAAGTACCAACAGACCAGATCTTGATTATACGTATACGTCTAACTGGCCACATGAACCTTTAATAGACAATACTATTACACCAGATTCTCAAATTTGGTCAGGATTTTCTATTATACTTTTATTATTATTTATAGGAGGATTAAGTTATTATTATATATTAAACCATGAAAAAGGAGACGCAGTTATTCATCCAGATAAAGATCCATTAGATGCTTTGGTGCTAACAAAATCTCAAAAATCGGTCTTAAAGTATTTTATAGTTATTTCATTGCTAATAGCTTTACAAGTAGTTTTAGGTGCTTTAACGGTGCATTATACGGTAGAAGGACAAGCCTTTTTTGGTTTAGATTTATCAAGTGTTTTACCATATTCTATTACCAGAACTTGGCATACACAATTGGCTGTATTTTGGATTGCGGCTACATGGTTAGCAACAGGACTATTTTTAGCACCAATGATTAGTGGTAAAGAAATGAAGTATCAAGTATTTGGAACGAATTTTCTTTTTATCGCCTTAATAATTATTGTATTAGGTTCTATGATGGGTGAGTGGTTAGGTGTACATCAATTTTTAGATTTAACGACCAATTTCTTCTTTGGGCATCAAGGTTATGAATACATGGATTTAGGTAGGTTCTGGCAAATATTCTTAGGAATCGGTTTAGTATTATGGGTACTTATGGTAGGTAGACACGTGGTGTTTGCTATTAAGAAAAATGATGATTCTAAACACTTATTAATCATTCTTTTAATATCTGTAATTGCCATTGGTATGTTCTTCTTCTCGGGATTAATGTACGGAGAAAACAGTAGTTTACCTGTAATTAATTATTGGAGATGGTGGCTGGTACACCTTTGGGTAGAAGGTTTCTTTGAAGTTTTTGCAACAGTTATTATCGCTTTTATTTTCTTAAGAATGAAAATTTTATCAGCAAAAACAGCAGGAAAAGCCTCTATAGCTTCTGCAACCATCTTTTTGGCAGGAGGAATTATTGGAACCTTACATCATTTATATTATTCAGGTACTCCAGTCCAAGCAATCGCTTTGGGAGCAACATTTAGTGCTTTAGAAGTTGTACCGTTAACTTTAATGGGCTTTGAAATTCGTGAGAATTGGAACCTTTTAAAATCAAAAGAATGGATGCAAAAATACAAGTGGCCAATATTTTTCTTTATCGCAGTGGCATTTTGGAACATGGTTGGGGCAGGAGTATTCGGTTTCTTAATTAACCCACCAATTGCATTGTATTATATTCAAGGTTTAAATACTACCGCAGTGCATGCACATACGGCTTTATTTGGTGTGTATGGTTTGTTAGGTATGGGATTCATTATTATATGTTTGCGATTTTATTCAGACAGAGTTTGGAGTTCTGTAAAACTAAAAAGAGCTTTTTGGTTATTGAATATAGGTCTAGTTGCCATGGTGTTTTTAAGTATGTTGCCGGTAGGAATTATACAAGCATATACTTCAATTACAAAAGGATATTCTTTTGCTAGAGATGCAGAATTATTATACTCTCCAACGGTGCAAACCTTAAAATGGATGCGTGTTATTGGCGATGTAATTTTCTCTGTTGGTATCTTTTACTTTTGTTGGTTTACCATACAAGAAACTATTTATTGCATCAAAAAGAAAAATTAA
- a CDS encoding group III truncated hemoglobin: protein MKEIENRADIHLLVITFYDKIRKDDLLGPIFNAHLSKEQWPPHLEKLTDFWVTALLGDVCFKGSPTKAHLKVDKYLNHTMDQVHFGQWLQLWFQTIDSLFIGSLAQRAKDASRRMATGQYLNVWKSREV from the coding sequence ATGAAAGAAATAGAAAACAGAGCAGATATTCATTTATTGGTCATCACTTTTTATGATAAAATTAGAAAAGACGATCTTTTAGGACCAATTTTTAATGCACATTTATCTAAAGAACAATGGCCACCTCATTTAGAAAAATTAACCGATTTTTGGGTGACGGCTTTATTAGGAGATGTTTGTTTTAAAGGAAGTCCTACAAAAGCACATTTAAAAGTAGATAAATATTTAAATCACACCATGGATCAAGTCCATTTTGGACAATGGTTACAACTTTGGTTTCAAACAATTGATTCTTTATTTATAGGTAGTTTAGCACAAAGAGCCAAAGATGCGTCTAGAAGAATGGCGACAGGTCAGTATTTGAATGTTTGGAAAAGTAGAGAAGTGTAA